In the Camarhynchus parvulus chromosome 12, STF_HiC, whole genome shotgun sequence genome, GACCCTCAGAAGCGATTATTCTATGACAAGTCTattgaggagagcagagcccgCAGAGAGAGAGCCTCGGAGAGTTATAACAGCTTCTTTGATTCTCATCATGGATTCACCCATCAAGACGAGTTCTTTGGAGGCATGTATCCATTTACATGTATTTTCTTGAACCCTTTTGACATCAGAATCAATGGTGAGaactggcagagcagcagtggaagAACAGGAAGGCCCAGGGAGCCGTTTGTGCAACGGAATTCATTCTGTTCCAGCGGGCACCCCACCTCCTTCTTTGCTGAAAACACATCTGGGCCATACGGTCTCAGAACAGTGATAACCACTACTGAAGTGATCAATGGCAAGACTATCACCACCCGGAAAATCTTTGAGGATGGGCAGGAGACAAAGGAAGTGGAAGAGGATGGCCAGCTGAAGTCTGTAATAATCAACGGGAGAGACTACCTGAATTCTTAACGTCACTGCAAGCATTGACTGCAAGCTATGGGATGTGCTCTCATAGCTCAACGGATGGGATTTACTACAAGAGTGTCAATAAATGCTCTTGACACAACCGATGCAGACTTCTCAAtggttgggaaaaaaatgtttcaggtAAAGATACAGTTATGCTAAACTAAAGAGTGTGAGTCCACAAAGCCTGAATGAGGTGCTAGATAGTGATTATTCAGTAAATATGTATTACAGGTACATGTGAAAGCAACCTTGCTGGTTTGCCAAAGAGACCAAGTTGATTAATACAGCAATAGGAGACAAGCTGGTTTGTGGACACGTAAGAGAGCCCTATAACAAGCTATAGGTTCCCTTCCCAGTCCTTGAGATGCCAGTGTTAAAGTTTACCAGCTGGATGAATAAAGCCTTGTGTCATGCTCATACACAACCCTAAGTGAAGAATATCCTTCCTACTTTTGGTTTATGAGAAGATGTATATCCAttgaaaaaaggtttttatacACAGGCAAGGAGGTTGGCAGGGGTCAGTGGGACATGGAGAGCCTAGAGGAGAGAGAATGtcatagaaaacaaaaaaaaaacagaggaaggaagaaaacatcatTCCTCCAACTGTAAAAGAAAACTGGGGCTTTCTTGAGAATGCCCTGCACATTATGACCAGAGACCCTGATGGAAGTACTGCATAGCTCAGGGGCTCAAactgagcagggaaaaggtGAATTTGGCTCTCAGACTGGGACAATCTATATTCCCTCTCTGCCTGGAGTCATTCAAACACAAAGAGCTAAATTCAAACCATGAGCCAACAGATTCCAGGGGGCTGAGTTTAGCTCCCTCTTTGTGCAAAGCTGGATGTGAACACTTAGATGATGCTTTACCATCCTTATTGTCTTGCTCACAGCTGCAAGAGCCAGTTCACAATGCATTTCTTGCACAGCCTGCCAGCATGCTGTTCTTGTCCTCCACTGAGCTACAGAATGCACTCCCCATGTTTCCACCCTCCCCTGGGCTGACATGAGCTGCTGAGCCTTGTTTCTTGCTTGGCCAGGTCACCTTAAGCATTTAAAGTCTTACACACCTCTTGTTTTTGGTCCCACGCTACATCCCCTTGAGTTTCCCAGCTTTCCCTGCCCAGTGATGTCTCCCTGGAGACTGGAACTAGttttcagggacattttcaCTTCAATCCAGATTGTAATTGCTGCCTGTGTTTGGGCAGGTCTTTGCATCTGTTTCCTCTGCTGTAAAATGAGAATAACAGACTCCTGTGCTTTGAAGGAGACTGTGAGGTAGTGTTGCTAGTAAAGGACTCTAAGCATTAATGAATAAGTTAAATTAGCCAGAATGCTGCCACCTCTTATTCAAGCCTTTTTCTCTTGTAAAGACAAATGTAGCTTAAATCACCATCCTTAGCAATTGATGCCATGTCCAGCAtggaaaaacaggcaaaaaatgtatttataatgtTAAGGGCTGTTAAGCCCCTGTCCCAGTGAGAAAAAGACAGCACTGGGTAGCAAGTGGAAGCTTAACTGCATGCTGGGTGCATGGAGGGAGGCCAGTGGCAATGGGAGCAGGGACAAACTGtgtctgctgctcctccacagTTTGGAAGCCATCAACAGTCCTGCAGGCACTGGAACTCTGAgaacttcaaatattttaaaatatttgacaCAGAAAGATTATTTTGGTCAGAACAAACACGAGTCAGTATTTCTACCAATACTTCTCCTGTGGACACTATATTAATGAGCGATGGCTTCTTGAGTTTATCTTATGCTGCCTCAGAGGAAGTCcaaggtaaaaaaacccaaaacaagcaaacaaaagaaaatcaacaacaacaccaacaaaaaaaaatcaaactgcaTGTTTTGTGTCGGAAACTGAAATGGTCTTTGATCCAAATAACATGTTTGGAAATCTGGACCAGAGTtgaattcccagctcctcaaCCTTTTCAGCTTCCTAGGGCTAAAACTTTGCTTCAGTCTTGTCTCTAATGGGATATTTATTTATGCACATCAATATTTCCTGATCTGAGACAAAGGTATGCAAGAGTATCTTAGACCTTTCTTGCCTCGGGTCAGTAGTTCCCTCTCCTGTGTTGGTATCTAAAGCAGCACCTAAGAGCAagttcttcctttttccatccCTGGGTCAGAGTGTGTCTATTGCTGCTTGCAGTAACAGGGatctcctggggcagctctggcagctgcacatACCCAAACCTACTGGAAGGAATAAGGGAACAGATTTAGAAGGGACCAGCTCACACAGAAAGTGTTGAGGACCTGCAGATcctcttccatttcttcctgTGCACTGCAGACCATAGAGCACCTCACAGCACTTCCTGTGAGCTAAATatctgagattaaaaaaaaaaccaaaacaaaccaagatCCTAAAGGTTTGGTGGTAAGAGAGCAGGTCAATCTGCATTAGCAAAGTCCTGCATTCCTGCAATAGCAAGAAAtctgccaggtgtgcccaaacCACCCCTGGAATGGGTTGTGTTACAGTAGGTAACAGAGACACAAcccattctgtaattctgtaagTGAACCCCAACACACCTTGCCTTGGAAGCAAACCCTTTTCTGTTCCAGGACATTGGATCAGACTAACACTGAGCCTGCCAACAAAACACCAACACCTTCAAggggtttttaaaaactttttctcATGCCATTTAGCAGCCATAGCACCAGAGGAGGCAGCACCAGATGTCCAACCAGCCACAGCACAAATTTGTGAGTCTT is a window encoding:
- the DNAJB8 gene encoding dnaJ homolog subfamily B member 8, which encodes MVDYYRVLGLQKNASQDAIKKSYHKLALKWHPDKNPKNKEEAEKKFKEIVEAYETLSDPQKRLFYDKSIEESRARRERASESYNSFFDSHHGFTHQDEFFGGMYPFTCIFLNPFDIRINGENWQSSSGRTGRPREPFVQRNSFCSSGHPTSFFAENTSGPYGLRTVITTTEVINGKTITTRKIFEDGQETKEVEEDGQLKSVIINGRDYLNS